One window of Alkaliphilus metalliredigens QYMF genomic DNA carries:
- a CDS encoding HD-GYP domain-containing protein, whose translation MIHTERVQESTIFIKKQVKDLVSGDIILHPIYRSDGLMLMKQYKTLVTSLVIKIKHQITRDLPVIVLSSHYNIETFNEMKLYNNSSLIVELETMSKKYSDYMQVPLEKNILVDKRVIIETDTEPVSQINYNENYIDLLCDSPFFSTFEEKLESSHLQLRAKKVKKSLIDIISDNKVLLSKLNEIKDYKDILLLHSINTTGIALMIGLTLELTESNLIDLALANLLIDISVTQIPKKQFELHLKHNTSNSDFYNLHLNELKKLSEKLPLIRKESIIYGVLDHYEHYSGKGYPKGKKESTISIFGRIIPIAQAYDETIGGYFYNDGIRPIQALQTIWEGRGTKFDPNILRIFIDRTTLLKKDRPIILSNHYRGIIMGFTDFINFPLSPIVKLDDGSIVDLLDMKNKEYSS comes from the coding sequence ATGATACATACAGAAAGAGTTCAAGAAAGTACCATATTTATAAAAAAGCAAGTAAAAGATTTGGTAAGTGGTGATATTATCTTACACCCTATTTATCGTTCAGATGGGTTAATGTTAATGAAACAATATAAAACTTTAGTAACTAGTTTAGTTATCAAAATTAAACATCAAATAACACGGGATCTCCCAGTAATTGTACTTTCATCACATTATAATATAGAAACCTTTAACGAAATGAAACTTTATAATAATAGCTCCTTAATTGTGGAGCTAGAAACAATGAGTAAGAAGTATAGTGATTATATGCAGGTTCCTTTAGAGAAAAACATTCTAGTCGATAAAAGAGTAATCATAGAAACTGACACTGAACCTGTTAGTCAAATAAATTATAATGAAAATTATATAGATTTACTATGTGATTCTCCATTTTTTTCCACATTTGAAGAAAAGTTAGAATCTTCTCATTTACAGCTACGAGCCAAGAAAGTTAAAAAATCCCTAATCGATATTATCTCAGATAATAAAGTATTGTTGAGTAAGTTAAATGAAATTAAAGACTATAAGGATATTTTATTGTTGCACAGTATTAACACAACAGGTATTGCGCTTATGATAGGTCTTACATTAGAATTAACAGAGTCAAACTTGATAGACCTGGCACTTGCCAATCTACTAATTGATATTTCAGTTACACAAATACCTAAGAAACAATTTGAACTACATTTGAAGCACAACACTTCAAATAGCGATTTTTATAATCTTCATTTGAATGAATTAAAGAAGCTATCTGAAAAATTACCTTTAATCAGAAAAGAGTCTATTATCTATGGTGTATTAGACCACTACGAACATTACAGTGGTAAAGGATACCCAAAAGGAAAAAAAGAATCCACTATAAGTATTTTTGGAAGAATAATTCCCATAGCACAGGCTTACGATGAAACAATTGGAGGATACTTTTATAATGATGGTATAAGGCCAATTCAAGCATTACAAACTATTTGGGAAGGTCGAGGCACTAAATTCGATCCAAATATTCTGAGGATTTTCATAGATCGCACTACCCTCTTAAAAAAAGACCGCCCCATTATACTTAGCAATCACTATCGAGGCATTATTATGGGTTTCACAGATTTTATTAATTTCCCTCTTTCCCCAATCGTTAAACTGGACGATGGGAGCATCGTTGATCTTTTAGATATGAAAAATAAAGAGTATAGCTCTTGA
- a CDS encoding 3'-5' exoribonuclease YhaM family protein — MLVKQLKEITKEHLNQVIEAAVLLVEVKVKTTKTDKRYADVIIQDGSKSMEAKFWDYDEKEDFFSQLSTSEIVVIQALVGEYQGQLQLTIKEIKLAEKNAYQMGDFIPKSEWSLEKLEQGLKYFYDRIESPQLKQLLDEMIFSETHYEKFMTHPAARRVHHNFYHGLVQHTLEVLKFAYTVATTKQLTQRQIDRLIVMTMLHDWAKVIEYKALPDLGFTEQGTMLGHIFLGAHGTLNHMNEIEDFNEDDKLIILNGILGHHGRLEFGSPVLPKSPEAQILHQADIMSGNIESILSFMKEQEGNEESFTGKLWNMGTEYYKKSFEP; from the coding sequence GTGTTGGTAAAGCAATTAAAAGAAATAACAAAGGAACATCTAAACCAAGTCATAGAGGCAGCTGTTTTATTGGTTGAAGTGAAGGTGAAAACAACAAAAACAGACAAGCGGTATGCAGATGTAATCATACAAGATGGGTCTAAGAGTATGGAAGCGAAGTTTTGGGACTATGATGAGAAGGAAGACTTTTTTAGCCAACTAAGTACTAGTGAAATTGTGGTTATTCAAGCTTTAGTAGGAGAATACCAAGGACAGCTTCAGCTCACTATTAAAGAAATCAAATTGGCGGAGAAGAATGCCTATCAAATGGGAGACTTTATTCCCAAGAGTGAATGGAGCTTAGAAAAATTAGAACAGGGATTAAAATATTTTTACGACCGTATAGAAAGTCCCCAGTTGAAGCAGCTATTAGATGAGATGATTTTTTCTGAAACACATTATGAAAAATTCATGACTCATCCAGCAGCACGGCGGGTGCATCATAATTTTTATCACGGATTGGTGCAACATACACTAGAGGTGTTGAAATTTGCCTATACAGTTGCCACTACAAAACAGTTAACCCAAAGGCAAATTGACCGACTGATTGTGATGACAATGCTACATGATTGGGCAAAGGTAATCGAATATAAGGCACTACCGGATTTAGGCTTTACAGAACAGGGAACAATGCTGGGACATATTTTTCTAGGGGCACATGGAACCCTGAACCATATGAACGAAATTGAAGATTTTAATGAGGATGATAAGCTGATCATTTTGAATGGAATTTTAGGACATCATGGTAGATTGGAATTTGGTTCCCCAGTACTTCCTAAGAGTCCCGAAGCCCAAATCCTACACCAAGCGGATATTATGTCTGGAAATATTGAAAGTATTCTTTCTTTTATGAAGGAACAAGAAGGAAATGAAGAAAGTTTTACAGGGAAGCTTTGGAATATGGGAACAGAATACTATAAAAAATCATTTGAACCGTAA
- a CDS encoding rubrerythrin family protein: MNAMTASNLKSAFGGESMAHMRYLQWAEAAKKDGFPNVQNLFKAVAYAEGVHAGNHFRELRKEVGEASVTAGAGFGMTTTSENLHGAIEGENYEIQQMYPAFLAVADIQSEKGSIRSFQFALEAEKTHSALFTQAKEAVDAKSDFDADTVHVCDICGYTLTGALEDDCPICKAKTSMFTTFVTGNACAEA; the protein is encoded by the coding sequence ATGAATGCAATGACAGCAAGTAATTTAAAATCAGCCTTTGGTGGCGAAAGTATGGCGCATATGCGTTATTTACAATGGGCAGAGGCAGCTAAAAAAGATGGTTTTCCAAATGTACAAAACCTATTTAAAGCTGTTGCTTATGCTGAAGGAGTTCATGCAGGAAATCACTTTAGAGAATTAAGAAAAGAAGTTGGTGAAGCTTCCGTTACTGCAGGAGCAGGTTTTGGAATGACAACAACTTCAGAGAACCTTCATGGTGCCATTGAAGGAGAAAACTATGAGATCCAACAAATGTATCCTGCATTTTTGGCAGTGGCTGACATTCAAAGTGAAAAGGGAAGTATCCGTTCCTTCCAATTTGCTCTTGAGGCAGAAAAAACCCATTCAGCATTATTTACACAGGCAAAGGAAGCAGTTGATGCTAAGTCTGACTTTGATGCGGATACAGTACATGTTTGTGATATCTGTGGTTACACTTTAACCGGAGCATTAGAAGATGATTGTCCAATTTGCAAAGCAAAAACATCTATGTTTACAACGTTTGTAACAGGCAATGCCTGTGCAGAGGCTTAA